A window of the Clupea harengus chromosome 8, Ch_v2.0.2, whole genome shotgun sequence genome harbors these coding sequences:
- the chrm1b gene encoding muscarinic acetylcholine receptor M1: MNYTCFSEANNVTADPLGGHQVWEVVLIVLITGPLSLVTIVGNLLVVVSFRVNTQLRTTSNYYLLSLAVADLILGAVSMNLYTAYIIMGRWMLGPTACDVWLAVDYVASNASVMNLLVISFDRYFSVTRPLTYRAKRTPKRAGLLIALAWTVSFILWGPAILFWPYMVGRPPSDVGDQDCSIPFFKVPLLTFGTAIAAFYLPVCIMVILYWRIYWEIKNRSKGLAKLLGQNGGGGSLNSPDHQSVYPNSVQSSLRGPREGPVVTRKSQKERVGCFPKNVRVQQLSKGKKVAVILELASQRCEGSFQEGYSRNSWSGDNEEDEEDEAVVSTSTEEELEQEFKDTTTAIKLKHLHEAPNGSREIKISPQAFIVGPATTAGQSSLRSSLNGPKHKDPGPLKQQKGKRRRNMIIREKKAARTLSAILLAFILTWTPYNVMVLASMSYCVPEKLWQLGYWLCYVNSTVNPMCYALCNESFRSTFKSLLLCQQSESKTWDASHRSHRSHRSHHASVRMQSCSTV; encoded by the coding sequence ATGAACTACACATGCTTCTCTGAAGCAAACAACGTGACTGCAGATCCTCTGGGGGGACATCAGGTCTGGGAGGTTGTCCTCATCGTGCTGATCACTGGCCCCCTCTCCCTCGTCACAATTGTGGGCAACCTGCTGGTTGTCGTCTCCTTCCGAGTCAACACTCAGCTCCGCACCACCAGCAACTACTACCTGCTCAGCCTGGCGGTGGCCGACCTCATACTCGGCGCGGTGTCCATGAACCTTTACACGGCTTACATAATCATGGGCCGCTGGATGTTGGGCCCCACGGCGTGCGATGTCTGGCTCGCGGTGGATTACGTTGCCAGCAACGCCTCCGTCATGAACCTGTTGGTCATCAGCTTTGACCGGTACTTTTCTGTCACACGGCCCTTGACATATCGAGCCAAAAGAACACCAAAACGAGCCGGGTTGCTGATCGCCCTGGCTTGGACTGTCTCGTTCATCCTCTGGGGGCCAGCCATCTTGTTCTGGCCCTACATGGTTGGGCGTCCGCCATCCGACGTGGGAGATCAGGACTGTTCGATACCTTTCTTTAAGGTGCCACTGCTCACGTTTGGGACAGCCATCGCCGCTTTCTACCTGCCTGTCTGCATCATGGTCATCTTGTACTGGAGGATTTACTGGGAGATCAAGAACCGGTCAAAGGGACTCGCCAAGCTTTTGGGACAGAACGGAGGAGGGGGGAGCTTGAATAGTCCAGACCATCAGTCAGTGTACCCCAACAGCGTGCAGAGCAGCTTGAGAGGCCCCAGAGAGGGGCCCGTGGTGACGAGGAAGAGCCAGAAGGAGCGGGTGGGGTGCTTCCCAAAGAATGTGAGAGTTCAGCAACTCAGCAAGGGGAAGAAGGTGGCAGTCATTTTGGAGCTGGCATCACAGAGGTGTGAGGGCAGTTTCCAGGAAGGGTATAGCCGCAACAGCTGGAGTGGCGACAacgaggaagatgaggaagatgaggccGTTGTGTCGACCTCTACCGAAGAGGAACTGGAGCAGGAGTTCAAGGACACCACAACAGCAATCAAGCTGAAACATCTACACGAAGCGCCAAATGGCAGTCGGGAAATTAAGATTTCACCCCAAGCATTCATTGTGGGACCCGCCACCACAGCTGGACAGTCAAGCCTGCGATCCTCCCTCAACGGGCCTAAACACAAGGACCCAGGGCCTTTGAAGCAACAAAAGGGCAAACGGCGACGCAACATGATCATTAGGGAGAAGAAGGCAGCTCGGACACTAAGTGCTATCCTGCTAGCATTCATTCTAACCTGGACGCCATACAATGTCATGGTGCTGGCCTCAATGTCATACTGCGTGCCAGAGAAGCTGTGGCAGCTGGGCTACTGGCTGTGCTACGTCAACAGCACTGTGAACCCCATGTGTTACGCCCTGTGCAACGAGTCCTTCCGCAGCACCTTCAAGTCACTGCTGCTTTGTCAACAGAGTGAGAGCAAAACCTGGGACGCCAGTCACCGCAGTCACCGCAGTCACCGCAGTCACCACGCATCTGTCAGGATGCAGTCTTGTAGTACAGTATGA